The window AAGGTTTTAGAACTATATGGCCATATTGCATAACTCTTATAGAAATATTTGAGCAAGACGGAATAACAGTAACTAACAATAAGAAGAGAATTAAAGTGTTAAAATTCATAGAAAATATTTTGTACTCCTATGAAAGAACTATCATCTATGATGTCGATGCTAAGATCACTCTTGGTTTTGCTAATTACACTCAAGAAGAAATAAAAAAGATACTGGATGAAATAAAGAATAGATGCTTGGAAATATTAAAAAAAAATGAAAAGATATATTTATGTGTTGGAGAAAATACTAAAAATATTGAATGTATTGCAAAAAGTGCTCGGCAAGCACTGGATGTATTGAAGCTCCAAAGAAAAAAAGGGATTAGTGACGAGGTAAGTATGTATAGTGATTTGGGCGCATACAAACTGCTCTTGGCAATAGAAGATAAAGAGATTATTAAAAAATACTTCCAAGAAACAATAGAAGGACTTGTTAAAAATGATGAATTAAAGGGGACAGATTACTTAACAGTATTAGAGAGCTATCTTAGAAATAGTGGAAGTATCAAAGCTGTTTCTGAAGAACTTTTTTATCACAAAAATACCGTGTGTTATAAATTATCCAAAATTGAGGGGATTCTAGGGTGTAATTTATCCTACCTAGATAATAGAATGACTTATAAATTAGCTCTAATGATAAGGGATATAATTTAATTTTTTTTAAAGCTAAACCTTATTTCCATTGAGGTCTTATATAAATGATTCTTCACAGGGCTAAATTATGTCTAAATTAAATTTCTAGTCAAATATCCTTACGCTCTGATAATAGGGCGTATCCCAAATTTAGTGTAAATAGAATGGCAACACTTTTTTATTGATTTCACTCTGGGTTAAGTTTTCTAGTGCCTTTATACCTGTAAAACCTTTTCTCATGCCCCTCCCTTTTAGCATACATACTGAATATCCCCCTTAATTTTGA is drawn from uncultured Ilyobacter sp. and contains these coding sequences:
- a CDS encoding PucR family transcriptional regulator ligand-binding domain-containing protein; the protein is MAIKLSELYKSTSRKNMKLIAGENGINNIVSWAHMIESIETSIFLDGQELAFTTGIALEKFDLEEKLYELVKHTYKHKASGIVINTGPYIEEIPDNIIQFCDENNFPLFEVPWHTHLANLMKEFCYQITLSDRTSLELSSALNNAIFFPNQQELYIPYLESKGFRTIWPYCITLIEIFEQDGITVTNNKKRIKVLKFIENILYSYERTIIYDVDAKITLGFANYTQEEIKKILDEIKNRCLEILKKNEKIYLCVGENTKNIECIAKSARQALDVLKLQRKKGISDEVSMYSDLGAYKLLLAIEDKEIIKKYFQETIEGLVKNDELKGTDYLTVLESYLRNSGSIKAVSEELFYHKNTVCYKLSKIEGILGCNLSYLDNRMTYKLALMIRDII